One window of the Methanocaldococcus vulcanius M7 genome contains the following:
- a CDS encoding L-serine ammonia-lyase, iron-sulfur-dependent, subunit alpha, translating into MKDELITQILKNEIVKALGCTEVGLIGHTVAKAKPKDPYSIEKITLILDKGTFKNAFSVGVPNTGKFGIIPAVVGGLLGKKENGLEVFKDIKYDENLEDYIKNRLKIEVIDSDVYCKAIIKADKIYESETKGSHSGKSISSELKNTYKTLKLKDFIEYIEDIPEDIVNIIKQTIEVNKNLSTPELPKDFMKLNLKDDILNHMIKKTTSAVYNRMIGMNKPAMAIAGSGNMGLTATLPIIAYDEITENDKEKLIKALTLSALTTIYSAYHSSYISAMCGCVNRGGIGAVSGLSYYIFGENRIEESIKSFTANLPGIVCDGGKIGCALKIASGVFSIYLSLFSNVPYNNGIVGKNFEECIKNIGKIANAMSPVDDVIIEILKNKNL; encoded by the coding sequence ATGAAAGATGAGTTAATAACCCAGATTTTAAAAAATGAGATAGTTAAAGCACTCGGATGCACAGAAGTCGGTTTAATAGGACATACAGTTGCTAAGGCAAAGCCAAAAGATCCCTACTCAATAGAGAAAATCACACTAATTTTAGATAAAGGAACATTTAAAAATGCCTTCTCAGTTGGTGTTCCAAATACAGGTAAATTTGGAATAATCCCTGCCGTTGTTGGTGGATTGCTCGGAAAAAAAGAAAATGGCTTAGAGGTTTTTAAAGACATTAAATATGACGAAAATTTAGAGGATTATATTAAAAACAGATTAAAAATAGAAGTAATCGACTCAGACGTATACTGTAAAGCAATTATAAAAGCAGATAAAATCTATGAATCTGAAACAAAAGGTAGTCATTCTGGCAAATCCATATCATCTGAGTTAAAAAACACATACAAAACCCTAAAATTAAAAGATTTTATTGAGTATATAGAAGATATTCCCGAGGATATTGTTAATATTATTAAGCAAACCATAGAGGTTAATAAAAACCTATCAACTCCTGAACTCCCAAAGGACTTTATGAAGTTAAACTTAAAAGACGATATTTTAAACCATATGATTAAAAAAACAACGTCCGCAGTTTATAATAGAATGATCGGCATGAATAAACCAGCCATGGCTATTGCAGGAAGCGGAAACATGGGTCTAACTGCCACACTACCAATAATCGCCTATGATGAAATAACAGAAAACGACAAAGAGAAACTAATTAAAGCACTAACATTATCAGCACTAACTACCATATATTCAGCTTACCACTCCTCTTATATCTCTGCAATGTGTGGATGTGTAAACAGAGGAGGAATTGGAGCAGTTTCTGGATTATCATACTATATCTTTGGAGAAAATAGAATAGAAGAAAGTATAAAAAGTTTTACTGCCAATCTTCCAGGAATTGTATGTGATGGTGGAAAAATCGGATGTGCTTTAAAAATTGCCTCAGGTGTTTTCTCTATCTACCTTTCTCTATTCTCAAACGTTCCATACAACAACGGAATTGTTGGAAAAAATTTCGAAGAATGTATAAAAAATATAGGAAAAATCGCAAACGCAATGAGCCCAGTAGACGATGTGATAATCGAAATTCTCAAAAACAAAAATCTATAA
- a CDS encoding hydrogenase large subunit — protein sequence MKCEGEIAIGPVHPTMLEPHRLRLFIEDEIIKEAELVIGVNYRGIELIMEGLPPEKISIISEKICGICSHIHVWCNVTVAERGSEIEVPERAEYIRAIVEEYERLHSHMLLFGHAFEVLGFETMAFRAFMIREPIMQMLKEITGGRAQNSCPIIGGIRPRCNIRDSMIPSLLERLEKFEEKLKKLLERTVNDPMIMSRIKDVGVLDKKTAKKLHALGPTARGSGVHSDMRKMGQVPIYDNFEFEEILFDDGDVFSRLAVRFYECLESVKIIKQGLNDLKTLDNKIYNPNYEIKEFKPIDVYNEAQRGQVYYSYGVDENGRVRHVKIRTPTATNLACMEAILPDHHISDAELIIASCDPCFTCTDRMIVVEKRD from the coding sequence ATGAAGTGTGAAGGAGAGATTGCCATTGGGCCTGTTCATCCAACAATGCTCGAACCGCATAGATTAAGATTGTTTATTGAAGATGAAATAATAAAAGAGGCAGAACTTGTTATCGGCGTTAATTATAGGGGAATTGAATTAATAATGGAAGGTCTTCCCCCTGAGAAGATAAGTATTATTTCTGAGAAGATCTGTGGAATATGTTCTCATATTCATGTGTGGTGTAATGTAACTGTTGCTGAAAGAGGAAGTGAAATAGAAGTGCCAGAGAGGGCAGAGTATATAAGGGCAATAGTTGAGGAATATGAGCGATTACACTCGCATATGTTGCTTTTTGGGCATGCATTTGAGGTTTTAGGATTTGAAACAATGGCATTTAGAGCATTTATGATCAGAGAACCGATTATGCAGATGTTGAAAGAGATCACTGGGGGAAGAGCTCAAAACTCATGTCCTATTATTGGAGGAATAAGACCAAGATGTAATATAAGAGATAGTATGATCCCCTCTTTATTGGAAAGATTAGAGAAATTTGAAGAAAAATTAAAAAAATTATTGGAAAGAACAGTAAATGATCCAATGATCATGTCAAGGATAAAGGATGTTGGTGTTTTGGATAAAAAAACCGCTAAAAAATTGCACGCTCTTGGACCAACTGCTCGGGGTTCTGGAGTGCATAGTGATATGAGAAAGATGGGACAAGTTCCTATCTATGATAATTTTGAATTTGAGGAGATTTTATTTGATGATGGAGATGTTTTTAGTAGATTGGCAGTTAGATTTTACGAATGTCTCGAAAGTGTTAAAATAATTAAACAAGGTCTAAATGATTTAAAAACTTTGGATAACAAAATATACAACCCAAACTATGAAATAAAGGAATTTAAACCAATAGATGTTTATAACGAAGCTCAAAGAGGGCAAGTTTACTACTCCTACGGTGTTGATGAGAATGGAAGAGTTAGACATGTAAAGATAAGAACTCCAACTGCTACGAACTTAGCGTGTATGGAAGCAATCTTACCAGATCATCACATTTCTGACGCTGAATTAATAATAGCAAGTTGTGATCCTTGCTTTACTTGCACGGATAGGATGATAGTTGTTGAAAAGAGGGATTAA
- a CDS encoding S16 family serine protease, which produces MRKILAILLAIFILNSVSAVIIKAPAVSLTDMGYVGVPINIQINVSKGTGHVFMDTLPLTELDMQGSARIAAKVAGEITGKDMNKYNVYITVRSDVPVVGGPSAGGTMTIGIICDLMNWSLNKHVMMTGMINPDGSIGPVGGILEKIEAAKKANCTIMLIPKGQRYINVDGNKVDAVAFGKKLGVKVIEVGSIYDAIPYFTGKKIVMKQYPENPAIEEKYKEIMKHLCDKILKIANEKYNYLSNALNTPYIGYEYQKMLLSELSSSKALLDKANDEYLKNDYYSATCSAFNALIKLETIEHTLNYLTGDEDVKTFLNRVQLDINHDKEIVYSKNVTTSNFEEVLAGRIRIAEAEKLLDNAWKSYYLGNYENAIKYGSFAKLRGESAVWWVSLKENNTGKEINNSTLKPLAQQYLDNAETISTYVETVFPNLPTDELENDLEAAKKAYKEGDYLLTIAESIDTCVKAEIPLVMFGDIDYSKKYARNKINLAESLGITPISALGYYEYANTLNDTISKVMYYKYSSYYAQMDIDVMRCLNKTNCSGISEIAVENSGSEEQTTVSCEGNSNGNFTTTVLSAVIGGIVGFAGGYFSRKVKS; this is translated from the coding sequence ATGAGAAAAATTTTAGCTATACTACTGGCAATTTTCATACTAAACTCAGTAAGTGCCGTAATAATAAAAGCTCCTGCCGTTTCTTTAACAGACATGGGTTATGTAGGTGTTCCAATAAACATACAAATAAATGTGAGTAAAGGAACAGGACACGTTTTTATGGATACCCTTCCCTTAACTGAACTGGATATGCAAGGATCTGCAAGAATCGCTGCAAAAGTTGCAGGAGAAATAACAGGAAAAGATATGAACAAATATAATGTATATATAACGGTTAGAAGCGATGTACCGGTTGTTGGCGGGCCATCTGCAGGAGGAACTATGACAATAGGAATAATATGCGATCTAATGAATTGGAGCTTAAACAAACATGTTATGATGACAGGAATGATAAATCCTGACGGTAGTATAGGGCCCGTTGGAGGAATTCTTGAAAAAATCGAGGCAGCTAAAAAAGCAAACTGCACGATTATGTTGATTCCAAAAGGGCAGAGATATATTAATGTGGATGGAAATAAAGTTGATGCAGTTGCTTTTGGTAAAAAACTTGGAGTTAAAGTTATAGAAGTTGGAAGTATCTACGATGCGATTCCCTACTTTACAGGAAAGAAAATAGTTATGAAGCAATATCCTGAGAATCCTGCGATAGAAGAGAAATACAAAGAGATAATGAAGCATTTATGTGATAAGATATTAAAAATAGCCAATGAAAAATATAACTATCTCTCAAATGCACTAAATACTCCATATATCGGTTATGAATATCAAAAAATGCTACTAAGTGAACTATCTTCTTCAAAAGCACTTTTAGATAAAGCAAACGATGAATACTTAAAAAATGATTACTACTCTGCAACATGCTCAGCATTTAATGCCCTAATTAAACTTGAAACCATAGAACATACCCTAAACTATTTGACAGGAGATGAAGATGTTAAAACATTTTTAAATAGGGTTCAATTAGACATCAATCATGATAAAGAAATTGTCTACTCAAAGAACGTAACTACCTCCAATTTTGAAGAAGTGTTGGCAGGAAGAATAAGAATTGCAGAAGCAGAAAAACTATTAGACAATGCATGGAAATCTTACTATCTTGGAAACTATGAAAATGCAATAAAATACGGAAGTTTTGCTAAGTTAAGAGGGGAGAGTGCAGTTTGGTGGGTTTCTTTAAAAGAGAATAATACTGGAAAAGAGATAAACAACTCCACACTAAAACCACTTGCTCAGCAGTATTTAGATAATGCAGAAACAATATCTACATATGTAGAAACAGTATTTCCGAACTTGCCAACAGATGAACTTGAAAATGATTTAGAAGCAGCTAAAAAAGCATACAAAGAGGGGGATTATTTACTAACAATTGCTGAAAGTATAGACACATGTGTAAAGGCCGAAATTCCATTAGTGATGTTTGGAGATATTGATTATTCCAAAAAATATGCAAGAAATAAAATAAACTTGGCTGAAAGTTTGGGAATAACTCCAATATCAGCTCTCGGATATTATGAATATGCAAATACATTAAATGACACAATATCAAAAGTTATGTATTATAAATACAGTTCATACTATGCACAAATGGACATAGACGTTATGAGATGTTTAAATAAAACAAATTGTAGCGGAATTAGCGAAATTGCAGTAGAAAATAGTGGTAGTGAAGAACAAACAACAGTAAGTTGTGAAGGAAATTCGAATGGAAATTTCACAACCACAGTTCTTTCAGCAGTAATCGGAGGAATCGTTGGATTTGCTGGAGGTTATTTCAGCAGAAAAGTTAAAAGTTAA
- the thiC gene encoding phosphomethylpyrimidine synthase, producing MTQMDDAKKGIITEEMKTISKKEKIDPEKLRRYIAMGYVVIPKNKNRDTTPIGIGKDLKTKVNANIGTSPDCVDIELEIKKAKTAEKYGADAIMDLSTGGNLKKIREAIMNAVKIPIGTVPIYEVGKLAREKYGKVVDMDEDLIFNVIEKQAKEGVDFMTLHCGITKHSVERLKKSGRIMGVVSRGGAFLTAYILYHGEENPLYKNFDYLLDILKEHDVTISLGDGMRPGCLADNTDRAQIEELIILGELVDKCREKGVQCMVEGPGHIPINYIETNIKLQKSLCKNAPFYVLGPIVTDIAPGYDHITSAIGGALAGYYGADFLCYVTPSEHLRLPNIDDVKEGVIATKIAAQAADVAKGNKLAWKKEIEMAYARKNHDWKKQFELAIDKEKAKKMRDEIPSKEEKACSICGDYCALLMVEELGKR from the coding sequence ATGACTCAAATGGACGATGCAAAAAAAGGAATCATTACAGAAGAAATGAAAACAATATCAAAAAAAGAAAAAATAGATCCTGAAAAACTTAGGAGATATATTGCTATGGGATACGTTGTTATTCCAAAAAATAAAAACAGAGATACAACACCTATCGGAATAGGCAAAGATCTAAAAACAAAAGTAAATGCAAATATTGGAACATCTCCTGATTGTGTAGATATTGAATTAGAGATAAAAAAAGCCAAAACCGCAGAGAAATACGGAGCAGATGCGATCATGGATCTAAGCACCGGCGGTAATTTAAAAAAAATTAGAGAAGCAATAATGAACGCAGTAAAAATACCAATTGGAACAGTTCCAATTTACGAAGTTGGAAAATTAGCAAGAGAAAAATATGGAAAAGTCGTGGATATGGATGAGGACTTAATATTTAACGTTATAGAAAAGCAGGCAAAAGAAGGAGTCGATTTTATGACACTACATTGTGGAATCACAAAACACTCTGTTGAAAGATTAAAAAAAAGTGGAAGGATAATGGGAGTTGTAAGTAGAGGAGGAGCGTTTTTGACTGCTTATATATTATATCACGGAGAAGAAAATCCATTATATAAAAACTTTGATTATCTTTTAGACATTCTTAAAGAACATGATGTAACCATAAGTTTAGGAGATGGAATGAGACCCGGTTGCTTGGCAGACAACACAGATAGAGCTCAAATTGAAGAACTCATCATCTTAGGAGAGTTAGTAGATAAGTGTAGAGAAAAAGGAGTCCAATGTATGGTAGAGGGGCCAGGACACATTCCAATAAACTACATCGAAACAAACATAAAATTGCAAAAAAGCTTATGTAAAAATGCTCCATTCTATGTTTTGGGACCGATAGTTACGGATATAGCTCCTGGGTATGATCATATAACCTCCGCCATTGGAGGAGCATTAGCTGGTTATTACGGAGCTGACTTTCTCTGCTACGTAACTCCAAGCGAACATTTACGACTGCCAAATATTGATGATGTAAAAGAAGGAGTTATAGCCACCAAAATAGCTGCACAAGCTGCGGATGTAGCAAAAGGTAATAAACTTGCTTGGAAGAAAGAGATAGAAATGGCATATGCAAGGAAAAACCATGATTGGAAAAAACAGTTTGAATTGGCAATAGATAAAGAAAAAGCAAAAAAGATGAGGGATGAGATCCCATCAAAAGAAGAAAAAGCTTGCTCTATTTGTGGGGATTATTGTGCTTTGTTAATGGTTGAAGAGTTGGGAAAGAGATAA
- a CDS encoding amidohydrolase family protein yields MLLKSNFLYGEDFKLRKGVLIIEDGMIKGFTNEAYNSDDVFEFKGFVIPPLINAHTHIADNSIKDIGINKSLDELVKPPNGLKHKYLSGCDEKTLIEGIRFGLRDMRENGIKYFCDFRENGILGINILKKAMKKEGIERCPKGIILGRPANLTKKDVEEVIKSSDGLGLSGANEFKDEDLKMIFKIFKKFEKSTKNNYLYKKLFSIHVAEHMGAVNFSLKNYGETEVERLINLGVKPDFVIHGTHLTDEDIILLNDKKIPVVVCVRANLSFNVGMPNLKKMSENLLLGIGTDNFMANSPSLFKEMDFIYKLYHLDPKDILRMATINNAKILNIKDVGLIDEGFKGVFTFIKKSNSVVFSRNIVASIITRCEKGDIANIWI; encoded by the coding sequence TTGCTACTAAAAAGTAATTTCCTATATGGAGAAGATTTTAAACTTAGGAAAGGTGTCCTAATAATTGAAGATGGAATGATTAAAGGATTTACAAACGAAGCATATAATTCAGATGATGTATTTGAATTTAAAGGATTTGTAATTCCACCACTTATAAACGCCCACACCCATATTGCTGACAATAGTATAAAGGATATAGGTATTAATAAAAGTTTGGATGAGTTAGTTAAACCACCTAACGGTTTAAAACATAAATATTTAAGTGGTTGTGATGAAAAGACGTTAATAGAGGGAATAAGATTTGGATTAAGAGATATGAGAGAAAACGGGATAAAATATTTTTGTGATTTTAGAGAAAACGGAATTTTAGGAATAAACATATTGAAAAAAGCAATGAAAAAAGAGGGAATTGAGAGATGTCCAAAAGGGATTATTCTGGGTAGGCCAGCAAACTTAACAAAAAAGGATGTGGAAGAGGTTATAAAAAGTTCTGATGGTTTAGGATTGAGTGGAGCAAATGAATTTAAGGATGAAGATCTTAAAATGATATTTAAAATCTTTAAAAAATTTGAAAAAAGTACAAAAAATAACTACCTCTATAAAAAATTATTTTCGATACACGTTGCAGAGCATATGGGAGCGGTTAACTTTTCTTTAAAAAATTATGGAGAAACAGAGGTTGAGAGATTAATAAATCTTGGAGTGAAACCAGATTTTGTAATTCACGGCACACATTTAACTGATGAAGATATTATCTTGCTTAATGATAAAAAAATCCCTGTGGTAGTGTGTGTTAGAGCGAATCTATCTTTTAATGTTGGAATGCCAAACTTAAAAAAGATGAGTGAGAATTTGCTCTTAGGAATTGGGACGGATAACTTTATGGCAAATTCTCCATCTTTATTTAAGGAAATGGACTTTATTTATAAACTGTATCATCTCGATCCAAAAGATATTTTGAGGATGGCAACCATAAACAATGCAAAAATTTTAAATATTAAAGATGTTGGGCTGATAGATGAAGGTTTTAAGGGTGTTTTTACATTCATAAAAAAGAGCAATTCAGTAGTATTTTCAAGAAATATTGTTGCTTCAATTATTACAAGATGTGAAAAAGGAGATATTGCTAATATTTGGATTTAA
- a CDS encoding DNA-directed DNA polymerase II small subunit yields MKIDNNKTVKEKEIINRFLDEEVLLSPQAYEKIKNISKENLETLIKKISEFKKYNDSFILLDEKFLDVFLNSNLNTIIKDYKNFDFIEYYTGEKTSYEEKQEEKIEDKDKKKEEKNKESEFLTYPLDHKKEQFVKRSEEDLEEKLKNLLEKEKDKSNTDIENERKKRYIEISKIRESVNNKINWVAKDIEERIKIYDDSDVSGKSTCTGTIEDFVKYFKDRFERLKVFIERRAQRKGYPLKNIRKMRGQKDVFVVGIVSDIDTTRNGNVIVRIEDTEDEITLIIPKDKIDKILKDELLLDEVIGVKGMVSKSGTSIYVDEIIRPALPPKTIKKIDEEIYMAFLSDIHIGSKEFLHKEFGKFIRFLNGDVDNELEEKVVSRLKYICIAGDLVDGVGVYPGQEDDLYEVDIIEQYREIAMYLEQIPEHISIIISPGNHDAVRPAEPQPKLPEKITKLFNRDNIYFVGNPSTINIHGFDTLLYHGRSFDDLVGQIKNASYENPVTIMKELVKRRLLCPTYGGRCPIAPEHKDYLVIDRDIDILHTGHIHINGYGLYRGVVLVNSGTFQEQTDFQKRMGINPTPAIVPIINMSKVGEKGHYLEWDRGILEVRY; encoded by the coding sequence ATGAAAATAGACAATAATAAAACAGTGAAAGAAAAAGAAATTATAAACCGATTTTTAGATGAGGAGGTTCTCTTATCTCCACAGGCATATGAGAAGATAAAAAATATTTCGAAGGAAAATTTAGAAACACTAATTAAAAAAATCAGTGAATTTAAAAAATACAATGATTCATTTATCTTACTTGATGAAAAATTTTTAGATGTGTTTTTAAATTCAAACCTCAATACAATAATAAAAGATTATAAAAATTTTGACTTTATTGAGTATTATACAGGAGAAAAAACGTCTTATGAGGAGAAGCAGGAAGAAAAGATAGAGGATAAAGATAAGAAAAAAGAAGAGAAAAATAAAGAATCTGAATTTTTAACATATCCTTTAGATCATAAAAAAGAGCAGTTTGTAAAGAGATCTGAAGAAGATTTAGAAGAAAAACTAAAAAATTTACTTGAAAAAGAAAAAGACAAATCCAATACTGATATAGAAAACGAAAGAAAAAAACGTTATATTGAAATCTCAAAAATAAGAGAAAGTGTAAATAATAAAATAAATTGGGTTGCAAAAGATATTGAAGAGAGAATAAAAATATACGATGATTCTGATGTTTCAGGGAAATCTACGTGCACAGGAACTATTGAGGACTTTGTAAAATACTTTAAAGACAGATTCGAGCGACTTAAAGTTTTTATAGAAAGAAGAGCTCAAAGAAAGGGTTATCCATTAAAAAACATCAGAAAAATGAGGGGGCAGAAGGATGTCTTTGTAGTTGGGATAGTTAGTGATATAGACACTACAAGAAACGGAAACGTGATAGTGAGAATAGAAGATACAGAAGATGAAATAACCCTTATAATACCAAAAGATAAGATAGACAAGATACTGAAAGATGAACTACTCTTGGATGAAGTTATAGGAGTTAAAGGAATGGTAAGTAAGTCGGGAACATCCATCTACGTGGATGAGATAATAAGACCTGCTCTACCACCAAAAACAATAAAGAAAATAGATGAAGAGATATACATGGCATTTCTTTCTGATATTCACATCGGAAGTAAAGAATTTTTACATAAAGAGTTTGGAAAATTTATTAGATTTTTAAATGGAGATGTCGATAACGAATTAGAAGAAAAAGTTGTAAGTAGATTAAAATATATATGCATAGCGGGAGATTTAGTTGATGGAGTTGGTGTTTATCCAGGGCAGGAGGACGATCTCTACGAAGTTGATATTATAGAGCAGTATCGAGAGATTGCAATGTATTTGGAACAAATTCCAGAGCATATTAGCATTATCATCTCTCCCGGAAACCACGATGCAGTTAGACCAGCAGAACCACAACCAAAACTTCCAGAAAAGATAACGAAATTGTTTAATAGAGATAATATTTACTTTGTAGGAAATCCATCCACCATAAATATACATGGATTTGATACTCTCCTATACCACGGAAGGAGTTTTGACGATTTAGTAGGACAAATAAAAAATGCAAGTTATGAAAATCCAGTAACCATTATGAAAGAACTTGTAAAAAGGAGATTACTCTGCCCTACATACGGAGGAAGATGCCCCATAGCTCCAGAACATAAGGATTATCTTGTTATAGATAGGGATATAGATATTCTACACACTGGACATATCCATATAAACGGTTATGGTCTTTATAGGGGTGTGGTTTTAGTTAACAGTGGAACGTTTCAAGAGCAAACAGATTTTCAGAAGAGAATGGGGATAAATCCAACACCTGCGATAGTTCCAATAATAAACATGTCAAAAGTTGGAGAAAAGGGGCATTATTTAGAATGGGATAGGGGTATTTTGGAAGTTAGATATTAA
- a CDS encoding mechanosensitive ion channel family protein: MSVSKVKLGIKILLLVFLLHYLISIFNVGRYVDIIAEYQNQIIIVFVIILSGLIFIDIASEIFKKYARKKEEKAGEYLTLNYIFKYMVYVAIALMIFGVFYKNVSSLVVSVGLIGAAITYALQKPILNFAGWVVILYTRTIKIGDRISIKNIGAGDVFDIDTQHLYLSELTADNFEPTGKVLIIPNSYIFTTAIENLTKGSPYVWDSIVLHFTHDSDVEKAKQIVFESTNEVVGNLMLKLYEKWSKRKYLISRKLANKPVIRVGITRTSFYIKVYYLVNVYEKAEIKTKIQERILKEINKERSVKLSYPHVKAIVEYEKTLNTKNS, from the coding sequence ATGTCAGTAAGTAAGGTTAAGTTAGGAATTAAGATTTTACTACTTGTGTTTTTATTGCATTATTTAATCTCGATCTTTAATGTTGGGAGATATGTGGATATAATTGCAGAGTATCAAAACCAGATTATCATTGTGTTTGTTATTATATTGTCAGGTCTTATTTTTATTGATATTGCGTCTGAAATATTTAAAAAGTATGCAAGAAAGAAAGAGGAAAAAGCAGGGGAATATTTAACACTAAATTACATATTTAAATATATGGTCTACGTTGCTATTGCCTTAATGATATTTGGAGTTTTTTATAAAAATGTCTCTTCTCTGGTTGTCTCTGTTGGTTTAATTGGTGCTGCGATAACTTATGCATTGCAAAAGCCAATTTTGAACTTTGCTGGATGGGTAGTAATTTTATATACAAGAACGATAAAAATAGGAGATAGAATTTCTATAAAAAATATAGGGGCAGGAGATGTGTTTGATATAGACACACAGCATCTCTATCTAAGTGAACTAACTGCCGATAATTTTGAACCTACTGGAAAAGTTCTAATAATTCCAAATTCTTATATATTCACAACTGCAATAGAAAACTTAACAAAGGGATCACCATACGTTTGGGATAGTATTGTTCTCCATTTCACCCACGATAGTGATGTAGAAAAAGCCAAACAGATAGTTTTTGAGTCGACTAACGAAGTTGTAGGAAATTTAATGCTTAAATTGTATGAAAAATGGTCTAAAAGGAAGTATCTAATCTCAAGAAAGTTGGCAAATAAACCAGTTATTAGAGTGGGAATAACAAGAACTTCATTTTATATAAAAGTGTATTATTTAGTGAACGTCTATGAAAAGGCAGAAATTAAAACAAAAATACAAGAGAGAATATTGAAAGAAATAAACAAGGAGAGATCTGTTAAACTTTCCTATCCTCACGTAAAGGCCATTGTTGAATATGAAAAAACTTTAAATACTAAGAACTCGTGA